GGCAAAAGAAATATTGAAAATCAAATGTAGCTTGGTTAGTAGCTTCCCACTCATGTGACAAAGATAGCCCCTGATAGCCGACTCcttgttctgtgtatgtgtgtgtgtgtgtgtgtcccgacAGTGAGAGACCTGATAATGAGGCTGCTGTGGAAGGTGGTGGACAAGATGAGGTGTTTCCGGAAACGTTCTGCCTTTCCTCTCCTTGGCATTCTCATCACCTTTCTCCTGTTTTTAAATCTCAACATGGATAATGAATATGTGCTGGTAAGTTGTTTGGCTACGAAATAGTCTCCCAGGAATCTCGTTGAGCCTTGTATCCAAACGTTATGCTCCATCTTTGCGCTTTATAATGTGTTGCATGCCTTCATCAAAGATTTAGATTCAGAGCAGATTGACTGTGTTGAATTGaatgtgaagatttttttttttaggaggcTGAAAAAAGACAACTTGGAGAGACGGTGATACATCCCGCAAACTCTGAAAGATACGTCCACACATTCAGAGATCTTTCCAATTTCTCTGGTACCATAAATGTGACATATCGCTACCTTGCAGGAATCCCTCTGCCACGTAAAAGTAAGTATTTCCACCTTAGCACTCAAACTTATTTGAAGTATGCACCACCTgagattttaccccccccccaaaaaaaataaatggcaCAATAGCATTTGTTTGACATCAGTCATCAGTCTGAGCTCTAATCATCGCTGATTGCTAACAATCTGACAGGTTGTTCAAGATTTCAGTAGTGCATTTTACCAAaagatgtttttatttgcagagtATCTCACCATTGGCTTGTCATCAGTCAAGAGAAAAAGAGGCAATTACCTCCTGGAGACCATCAAATCCATCTTTGATCAGTCCAGTTATGAGGAACTTAAAGAGATTGTGGTTGTGGTCCATCTGGCAGACTTTGACCTGGTCTGGTGTGAAAACCTGGTGCAGGAGATCACCAGGAAGTTTGCCCACCACATTATAGCCGGACGCCTCCTGGTGATCCATGCTCCAGAGGAGTATTACCCATCTCTGGATGGGCTGAAAAGAAACTACAATGACCCGGAGGACAGAGTGCGTTTCCGTTCCAAGCAGAACGTGGACTATGCCTTCCTCCTCAACTTCTGTACAAACCTCTCTCACTTCTACATGATGTTAGAGGACGATGTGCACTGCTCCAGGAACTTCCTGACAGCCTTGAAGAAGGTGATCACCTCCAGAGAAGGTTCCTACTGGGTGATGCTGGAGTTCTCCAAGCTGGGTTATATTGGGAAGCTCTACCACTCCAGAGACCTGCCTCGACTGGCTCATTTCCTTCTGATGTTTTACCAGGAGATGCCCTGTGACTGGCTCCTCATTCACTTCAGAGGCCTTCTGGCCCAGAAGGACGTGATCCGCTTCAAGCCCTCGCTGTTCCAACATATGGGCTATTACTCCTCTTACAGAGGAGCAGAGAATAAATTAAAGGATGACGACTTTGAGGAAGACTCCATAGACATACCTGACAACCCTCCCGCTAGCCTTTACACAAACATCAATGTGTTTGAAAACTATGATGCTACTAAGGCGTACAGCAGCATAGCTGATGAATATTTCTGGGGGAAGCCTCCCTGCACTGGAGACTTTTTTGTTATTGTGTTCAACAAATCAACAAAAATCAGCAAAATTAAAATCGTTACAGGTATAGATGATCGTCAGAATGACATTCTGCACCACGGTGCTCTGGAAGTGGGGCAAAAGCTGGTGGAAACCAAGCAAGGGAGGCAATGTACTTCCTACATTACATTAGGAGAGTTTAAACGTGGCACCATTGAGGTTCACAACGTGGACCACAAGATCGGCTTTGACATGGAATGCATACGAATAGTCATTACTGCCAGTCAGAGAGAATGGCTTATCATAAGAACTATCAGCTTGTGGACTACACAGCCAGTAAGTCAGTAAGAGAAATGGGACAATTTCCTTTGCTATCTAAATGTATTAGTTTTGAATGTTTCACAGTTTATTTTGGACTACTGTTGGAGGATTCCTATTTGTGCATTTTGAAACTATCCATATTTTCTTGGATTCTTGAGAGATCAAcgttttcattgtttttttttccgctATGAATTAAATTGAGAGATCTGTATGCAGCCTTTCTAGTGATGTTTCTTTCTGAACAAAAGCATCTGTATATGAAATTGCTCTTACTTGGTCATATCAGTGTGTCCTATAACTGTATGAGAGTGACAGAATTTCACTTCAAAACATTTTAAAATCTTTAGTCTAGTAACTGTGCACTTTGCCTGCCATTATGCACCTGTGGACCAATTTTCTCGTCACTGTGTGCAGTTTGCCTTTCATTTGGGTCAAATGGTAAGATTTACATAGGTTAAGACAGACAGTGCTATTATTGTTGATTGCACCAAGGTCATAACAAAATACAGGCCTAGTTATATAATTATTTATCTAAATACTCCCTCCAACATTTTTAGAGTTAAACATAAAGGAAGGAAGACTCTGAACATAAAAGTGGATCAAATTTGTGCTATAATATAGTTTTGATCATGTGAGCACACTGAGCCAAATTGATTGTGATTAAATATGTTCATAATTCTGTGTGAGCAGGAAAATCAAGGATAAAGGGATTCTTTATGTCCATTGTTCTGGCTCTTTAGACTAACTTGATGGCTGACTTGGTCAGGAGCTCTCAGTAGCTGAAGACTAGCAATGCTAGCCAGCATATTTACACCTTGTTTGAGGACTTGTCCAATGGTGCCATTGCGAGTCACTGGCAGTACCAATAACGGAGTTAAACGACTGAGAATacactgttaaaaaaaagaagagttcaGTCAATTCATTTCATGAAGTTCTGCTTAgtattaagtgtttcttttaaaaaaaaactgccaaTGGCATGAGCTCATCCATTTGTTCTTTACAAAATATACAATTTTGTGGCACTATCTCAAAATGAGTATGATAATTTTACTTGTTTCAAGACAATGGATATTGTCataatcaaaatcagaatcattcTCAAAGTCTAGATACAAGTGAGACTAAGTAGAGAAGAGAAAAATCAACGTATCTCCTCCAAAAAGCAGAATCGGTTTTCCATTTATTTAAGAAAATTAAATTTCATCCTTCATCATTAGACTCAGGTCTGTAATGACGTATACTTTCACGGTATGATTGCATCTTGCTGCCACCTTGCGGTGAAACTGTGGCACAGCGACAAAAGCGTCATAGTATTTCATACTGGACCAGAAGCAGACCGGTATCATGTACTCTTTGCGGATCCCTCATAGTAAAATACCTACCCCGTGTTTGCGTCATATTATCTTCTCTTTGCAAACTGAAAGAATAAATGCTGACCTCTGGATATTTGCGTTTTGAGAGGAGTAGGTCTACTGGTCTATCAGATTGCAAGTGTTCCTCGTGTGTTGAACACTGTTCCAGGAGTCATCAGTACTATCAAGGATCAGAGTCCCCTTTCAGGGTGAGtactgtgatgttcagtattaggggaatacacctttaaggacacagggaattatgggatagtaaaacagagcagccacgggagcgggaaggtagacgagggtcagtcggattatgtgcacgttatgcatggagcgaaataaacatgccgaagttccacggctaattcagaaacggtgttatcatctgtgagagtgaaaaataGGTCATTACAAGTACCACCCTCTGTCTGAAACCATGAAACCTATCCTGCCAGTATTATCTATTACCATGCTACCAATCGAGCCACTGTTGAACTAAAACTAGTGTTTTGAATAGAAAAGACAACTCCGTCAACATCTCCAACTCTGGGACCTGAGCATTTGATTTGGGGAATGCCGGAATGGCATACTtctagcgcgcgcacacacacacaccatctactTTTATCTCACTTCCTGTCGCTTGCATCCGCTCCTCCTCCTGAATTTCATTTCCTGCTCTCTGTCTGCACACTAGAGGTGTTTTGTTTgcttcttgtttgtttgacatTTCCTGTTCCCTGCAGCCagccatgcatcaagacaccatcctcacttccctctctccatTTTGTCTACTTCCagtaagagagggagaaacaaaaacaaaaaacgggatTGTGTGcgtgcgagcgagcgagagaactGTATTGTTATAATACACTTACTTTTTAAAGCGCCTTTCATAAAACCTAATAAAGCACTGTTCATGCAAGCATAGTTGTGTTCTGAATAAACGGAGAACTGGTGGAAAACCGATCCGATCCAAGAGAGAGAAGAATTACATTTTATAATACAATGATAAAACGCTTGCTTTGTGAACTATGTGTCTCACCAAAATTACGTTGCATGGTAAATTGAGCTTGGGGTGTGACGGGTTGAACTGCCCTGAACTTGGCCTGACCGCAGGGCAGAATGGACTTTTCAACATTAAACATGTAAAAAAATCGAATCCGTCGGTAGCCACATGTATGATAAACTGCTTCCCTGTGTGCCCCCCACAGCCTATCAGAAAGCACTAAATTCTGTTATCTTAAGATGTATTGGCTAACTGTGTCA
The window above is part of the Lampris incognitus isolate fLamInc1 chromosome 6, fLamInc1.hap2, whole genome shotgun sequence genome. Proteins encoded here:
- the LOC130114443 gene encoding alpha-1,3-mannosyl-glycoprotein 4-beta-N-acetylglucosaminyltransferase C-like; translation: MRLLWKVVDKMRCFRKRSAFPLLGILITFLLFLNLNMDNEYVLEAEKRQLGETVIHPANSERYVHTFRDLSNFSGTINVTYRYLAGIPLPRKKYLTIGLSSVKRKRGNYLLETIKSIFDQSSYEELKEIVVVVHLADFDLVWCENLVQEITRKFAHHIIAGRLLVIHAPEEYYPSLDGLKRNYNDPEDRVRFRSKQNVDYAFLLNFCTNLSHFYMMLEDDVHCSRNFLTALKKVITSREGSYWVMLEFSKLGYIGKLYHSRDLPRLAHFLLMFYQEMPCDWLLIHFRGLLAQKDVIRFKPSLFQHMGYYSSYRGAENKLKDDDFEEDSIDIPDNPPASLYTNINVFENYDATKAYSSIADEYFWGKPPCTGDFFVIVFNKSTKISKIKIVTGIDDRQNDILHHGALEVGQKLVETKQGRQCTSYITLGEFKRGTIEVHNVDHKIGFDMECIRIVITASQREWLIIRTISLWTTQPVSQ